A region from the Benincasa hispida cultivar B227 chromosome 12, ASM972705v1, whole genome shotgun sequence genome encodes:
- the LOC120092782 gene encoding stemmadenine O-acetyltransferase-like, translated as MALKVKIIHEEIIKPSIPTPETQKHLKFSFLDQLALPVYVPLLLFYDSNNNNQIDPSKFHLLKSSLSKTLTQFYPFAGRINDDNLSISCIDEGAIFLEAETNYPLSNFLTQLNVDSLNQLLPFGFANRGCIVLVQTTSFQCGGLTIGLLMSHKISDASSISSFIKTWTSIAGNGPLFPKPEFITDSVIPPPKNFPISTPTTPDSGIHAKGITNRIVFSHSKITALKEKAANSTVTQPTRVEAVTALLWKSAISASRSTSGISKASVLGQAVNLRKRLEPNLPDNSIGNALGFVTPETAVAEELKLQSMVGLLREAIEEFKKNGYKKYQDTEAYLRYFKTLTDPDGPYNEEKNFYLCSSWSRFEFYEADFGWGCPVWFIGGISMFSNFFLLMDTRDGRGIEALVTLSEEDMAVFQCDQDLLEFGSFNPNVLQVED; from the coding sequence ATGGCATTGAAAGTAAAGATCATCCATGAAGAAATTATCAAACCTTCCATTCCAACGCCTGAAACCCAAAAGCATTTGAAATTCTCCTTCTTAGATCAGCTAGCTTTGCCTGTTTATGTTCCACTACTTCTTTTCTATGATAGCAACAACAACAATCAAATTGATCCCTCCAAATTCCATCTTCTAAAATCTTCATTATCCAAAACTTTAACCCAATTTTACCCATTTGCAGGCCGAATTAACGACGATAATCTCTCGATTTCTTGCATAGACGAAGGCGCTATCTTCCTCGAAGCTGAAACCAATTACCCTCTCTCAAATTTCCTCACTCAACTCAACGTTGATTCTCTCAACCAACTCCTCCCTTTTGGCTTCGCTAATAGAGGCTGTATTGTATTAGTCCAAACCACGTCGTTTCAATGCGGGGGGTTGACGATTGGCTTACTAATGTCGCACAAGATCTCCGACGCGTCGTCCATTAGTTCCTTTATCAAAACATGGACTTCCATTGCTGGGAATGGTCCTCTGTTCCCAAAACCAGAGTTCATTACCGACTCTGTTATACCACCGCCCAAAAATTTCCCAATTTCAACTCCAACGACTCCAGATTCAGGAATACACGCTAAAGGCATAACGAACAGAATCGTTTTCTCTCATTCTAAAATCACAGCCCTTAAAGAAAAGGCTGCTAATTCAACGGTTACGCAACCGACACGCGTCGAAGCCGTAACTGCTCTGTTATGGAAATCTGCTATATCTGCTTCAAGATCAACGTCCGGTATTTCAAAGGCGTCTGTGTTGGGCCAAGCTGTGAATCTAAGGAAAAGATTAGAACCCAATTTGCCCGATAACTCGATCGGGAATGCTCTTGGGTTCGTTACGCCGGAGACGGCGGTGGCGGAGGAGTTAAAGCTACAGAGTATGGTCGGATTGTTGAGGGAAGCAATTGAAGAATTTAAGAAGAATGGGTATAAGAAATATCAAGATACAGAGGcttatttgaggtattttaagACTTTGACGGATCCAGATGGTCCGTATAATGAGGAGAAGAATTTCTACTTGTGTAGTAGCTGGAGtagatttgaattttatgaagcaGATTTTGGATGGGGATGCCCTGTTTGGTTCATTGGTGGGATTTCAATGTTTTCGAATTTTTTCTTGTTAATGGATACAAGAGATGGAAGGGGAATTGAAGCGTTGGTGACTTTGAGTGAAGAAGATATGGCCGTGTTTCAATGTGATCAAGATTTGCTTGAATTTGGTTCGTTTAATCCCAATGTTCTTCAAGTCGAAGACTAA